In Bactrocera neohumeralis isolate Rockhampton chromosome 5, APGP_CSIRO_Bneo_wtdbg2-racon-allhic-juicebox.fasta_v2, whole genome shotgun sequence, the genomic window CTCTCAATCTTTGAATTCAAGTATCATCCGTAAGCGTCACGGTATTATCGCACAGATGGAAACATTGCTACAGTCATGGCGTGATAATCAAGTAAGAGTGAAAAATTGTCCTGTTGATCAAAATACAGTGTGCTTTCAAGCAAAgcagatttttgaaaaactaaaagaagAAGCTGGGGAGGCGGCTGAAAATGAAGTGTTTAAAGCTAGTAACGGCTGGTTCAGCCGATTTAAGAGTCGTTGTAATTGGCATAGCATCGCAGAGAGTGGAGAAGCGGCAAGCGCTGATAAAGAAACTGCATCTCTCTATCcagaaaaactcaaaacaatGATAGATGAAGGTGGCTACACTAGTCAAACTATTTTCAACGTAGATGAAACAGGTCTTTTTGGAAGAAAATGCCTAAAAGAACTTTTATTGCGCGTGAAGAGAAAACTTTTCCAGGTTTTAAAGCCGCCAAGGATCGATTAACAGTGATGGTTGGTGCGAATGCAGCTGGAGATTGTAAATTAAAACCTCTCTTAGTTTATCGCTCAGAAAATCCAAgagccttaaaaaataaatctaaagcTGGTTTGCCTGTCATTTGGAAGTCTAATGCAAAAGCTTGGGTGACAGCTTCTCTTTTTGAAGACTGGTTTGGCCATCATTTTATTCCTGAAGTCGAACGTTACTGCCGATTAAAAGAAATCCCATTTAAAGTGATGCTACTAATTGACAATGCGCCAGGTCATCCTCCCGCAACTCTAATTAATTTCGATCCACGTGTGGAAGTTGTATTTTTGCCACCAAACACTACCAGCTTGCTTCAACCAATGGACCAGGGAGtcattaaaacatttaaagCTTACTACACAAGGCGGTCATTTGCACATCTACATGAAGCTATGAGACAAAACAATGAGCTTTCTGTTAAAGACTTTTGGAAGCAATTCAATGTTTTAGATGCTGTAAGAATTATTGGACAATCTTGGAATGAGGTTTCACAAAAAACTCTCAATGGTGTCTGGAAAAAACTGTGTCCATTTTTTTTCACCTCTGAAACCCAAGGAGAAACCATTTCAGATCCTGAACAAATCGATAGCATAATAGAAGAAGTGGTCGATATCGCCAAGCAATTAAATTTAGAGGTCGATAATGATGACGTTCAAGAATTGCTAGATTCACACAATCAAGAGCTAACAATTGACGAGGTTATAGAAATGCGTAAGTATGAGCAAGATATTGACCAAACTGATTCGCTAGACCCAGTTGAATCGGTAAATCAAATGACAATTGCAAACTTAACAGAAGGGCTCAATTCAATTGAAAAGGGgttacaaattttagaaaaaattgattCTAATGAAGAACGCATTTCTACTACAAAACGAGGGATAAAAAAATTACTGGTATGCTACGAGGAAATTTTacgtgaaaagaagaaaaatttaactCGTCAGGCAACACTGTTAGAATATATGAAGCCTTCGACATCAAAATAACTTCGGTTTAGCTTACTTTATTCataacaatgtaatatttttttattatcctacactttattaaacatttttcttctaaattattgttttctttaaacTCTGGTCCCGATTAAACaaactttatatgtatttatatacgcGAATTCGACTTACACGGCAACCGCTCGGACCCACCTATCGCGTAAGTCCGGGGTATTACtctatataattgaaaattttttctggaGAATGGACAACCAGagggataaaaaaataaatatatacgtagAATTTGCAAAGGCAAAGGTCGGTTTTCAAGACAAATATGAGAATTGGTCTTTGCTAATCTTGTTCCTGATAAATGAGCCGGCCGTCGGCGCATATGGCTGTATTCATATTATAGAGACCCAAAACTTATATTCGGTATATGGAGTACAGAGGATTAAATTGGTTTATTTACTTAAAGGACCAAATCAGAATTGTTTAATTTGTGGAATTGTTTCTCAATATTATAAACGAAATATTATTATCGTAAAACTGTAGCGAAGTTCACCAAGAATTTCGTTATATGCTTAATAGGTCATTACAGACTGTGCATTGAGTTTCTGCCGTTTTTGTGGAAAATCTTATAGTTACCCTTTTTGGTAAAACAACATCTTTCGgagaaacaaacaaatattcgaTTCAGTTTGTGTTCGCTTTAAATTGTGGCCCTCAACTAGAGCCAGTGTGTTTTACCCTTATCACGAGGCTATAAACTGCAGTTTCTCCTACTTGTAGATATATCACACATTGCTAAGCCTTAGGTAAGgacaaactttttttgtaaaaaaaaactaacaaattttacatacaaaaaattatatatattatgtggTAGTTCGCTATTCGGCTCTTTCACCTCTACTTTATTGGCTGGCCATTCGTGTTTTGTAAATACGTTTGTGACATAATGTGTGAATAAAAGCTGTATTTAATGTATAAGTATACGACTAGTCATTTGGTGACCAAAATCAAGTCGACCAAACCAACAGTCGTTTACGGAAATTTTGCTCCGAAATGTATCGTTGAAAGAACAATTTCTTACATATTACGCCCCGCTATATTGCTCCTTTTTCCAGAAAATgaagtagaaaaataaaagatttttgtaaagtttcCCTTCTCAGTTCAATATTACACATGTTGTCTCCTATTTTTTCCACTGCTTCGCTGAGGGTTGTTCCCTAGTGGCCAATTACACTTCCTTGTGAATTGAGCTTCGTTATTTACCTTTTCATTCtttgggtatatacatatacgtaataatatctttgttgcttttttgacaCCCGGTATCCACTATTAACCTACAAATCTATATTTATGATATGTTGGTTTGAAATAAACTTTGTTCTTTTTTAACTCCATCTTCAATTTTGTGGCTGTCCAACTTGTTGATTTAATTctgtttaaatattataaagcaataatatttattaattaaatttaacctTTACTTCCTCTAGCTCATTTGTGAACCTTTTGCATTCTTTAAAACTAATCaatgtgacgagctgagtcgatttagtcgtATCTGTTTGTTTGCCTGCCAGTGTATACGCGAACTGGTCTctcggtttttgagatatcagtctgaaattttgcgcatcTCCTTTTCTACCCAAAAAGTTGTTCACTTGTCAAAACTGATTTCGTACAACTATAAAATATAGCAAtgaaaactgaacgatcagaaccAAAAGCTTGTAGGGAAAACTCGTTTAGTTCAAAAGTGTCTGTactaaatttggcatagattattctCCGAagataatcttcgaagaaattgttcggatcaaATTACTAAAGCATTTAGCTGTCAACGAACTGATTGATCAAttcaatgtatcttcaccaaatttcacatatattattatctaaggcatcGCTAAAGCCTCTGAAGGATATTTTAGCTTCggtgttttttcttgttttaaatttgcattACACACAAATGCATGACGGTTATAATAGCtaaagaagatatataaatgataagtgTACAATTAGTAGTAAGCATAAGACATTTATGCAGCTCACAAGATAAAGTTAGCTTAATACTACCCTATTCATTCCATTGTTCTACAAGCCGCCGTAAGTTGCAAACTAATTTGTATCGCAAAGTTATTAGCTTTACTTTCGATCTGATTTGAATTTAAAGCGTTAGCAATCGGCAAAACCTGTGGGCGATAATTCGTGCGACTACGTGGATTCTACCATCGTCCAAGATTGCCTGGCTGCACTTATGCTATTCAATTTGCCAAAGTTCAGTCttccaacttttatttgaaGTGCTAATTAAATATGCCCAAAGGCTTCATTATTGACTTTTGTATCtgcttaatttttattccattgaacaatttcattttcatcgAATATTCACATTCTTTTTTGTATGTAGTACACTAAAACATTATTAAGAGAGATAATAAAAAGCTTTTACTTTTCGTATAAGTTTGGTGCGTGTCAAaatggtaatattttttaatcttagTTTACAACTTCAAGTCTGAATTTCAAACGTTCCTCATTGTTCAAAGTTCTTCTTAAGCAACTTATGTTATCAgtaaataatacttttatatCGTTGCATGTTTTAGCATTCCATGCAATTCTTAGCTATTCACCTAATTTCAGCATACCTACTATTAagttatttgatatttttattcgcCGTATGGTTTATCTTTCCATTTCTTGCTTAGTAACAAAGCTAAGGAAAAGTTATTAGTACTGTTTCATTAAAAAGcatttgtggaaaatttttacgaCACGAATCGATTGCACAGAGTTAAAATTTAGTATTATATTTGGGACATACTTAGTAGTTGCAGACTTGATTTGATCCATTATAGGCACTGGGGCACTATATTTCTAGAGAGTTCCGCcctcttaatttatttaagatgtttgtatgtataaggTGGGCTAATGTAAGCATGAACCTGGGTTTGAGTTCAAAGGCACACTATTAAGAAGAGAATATGCTCTCTGATTTTTATAATATCAAATTAAATAGTCGATATGGCGTCACTTCCCGTAATGTATCACACACAGGGAATGTATAAAATTGGATACCTTGTGCACAAATTACCATTAatgttattattatcattaacaCTCCGTACGAAAGAAATATAATAGTTTACTTAAAGAGACCACATAACCAATCGAACCAATATACTGCTctgaatatttataaatacatgttGTTTTTGGTTCAGTAACCCTTCTCTTGCTCaacatcataaaatattttggctttACTTTCAGTTTGTTATAATCGTAGTCAACTTAACCCTAGAACACACACCCAGAAAATACCACGTAAACACACACCAGTGATACGTTTGTACCCGGGACCTTATTTTGCGGGTCTTTTAATGCTTATTCAACCGATtctatgatttttttgaaatgtatattttaatatataacaagtaTTTTGTCTTTTGTTTCATTAGAATATTCCTACTGGTTCCAGCGATATGGGCAAATATAGTCAGGACATGCAacagtggatttttgtttttgttgttgtcctgataaatgcaaaacaaaataatataatttataataatatatgtacttgtagagTAGCAACGAATacacattttggtttttatttcattgaaatattctacctgcttcaaaagatatgtgcaaaaaggTCGCGCAAGGTATGGGTACGTACATAGGTAGCAAATACATTGGTATAactggtttttgtattttatatgcagCTGCAAGGGTTGTTTTCACACGAGGTGTTGTTATAAATGCTGCctgttgatattttcattattgttttggtgCTCAAAAGTGTAAGAAGTGAAagtataagtgaaaataaatataactgaaacTATAAATAACTGGAAACGAAATGACTTCAAGAAGAAACGAATATTTATCAAATGCAGCATATAGaaggtaaaaaatgtaaaataagcaacaatgtaaacatgtactaattttttttattatgcaggCTAACTGAGGAACAGCGAGAATCATATATACaatctttatttgatgaaatttgtgacGATGACGCTCCCTATGACTTTGActcagaagatgaagaagaaattcaaatcaatgaCATTGAAATTGCTGATGACGATGCTGAAGTTTCGCAAAGTGCCGCAGAAGTATTACCTGATTATGAGGATGATGAAGAAGAcgatgaagaagaagaggtagaagaaaataatgaaataatgaattacCTGGTAGTGCCGAAAAATTTATTGCACGTGATGGTACTGAGTGGATGAAAGAACCAAATATAAGTCGTCAGGCACTcagacaaaatattataagagaaCGTTCTGGATCAGCTAGATGCACTGAAATGTTGTCAATAGAGCAAACATTCAAATGTTTCATGACCGTTGAAATGGCTGATATAATTATGCGCCATACAAATAAGTTAGCAAAAGAAACTTATAATGCTTACAACAATGCGCACCCAAACACAACTCTTAAGTCATTAACGCCTGTGTCAAATACAGAGCTGTATGCATTTTTTGGCATACTTATTATGGCTGGTGCGAACCATAGCATTGGAGAACATGTTCGAGATTTATGGAGCGTCAAAAACTATCCTCTATATCGCGCTACAATGGGAGTCAACCGTTTCTGTTCGATATTGCGGTTCCTAAGATTTGACGATAAAAACACTTGTGAAACACGCTTACTATCTGATAAAGCAGCACCGATCAGTGAGTTGTGGACGATGATGAACAATAATATTGCTGCACATTACAAGCCCATGCTTGACGATTGATGAACAATTATTTCCTTACCGTGGACGCACACGGTTTACGCAGTACATATCGTCAAAACCTGCTAAATATGGTGTCAAGGTTTGGTGGATTTGCGATGCCACAAATGCATATCCACTGCATGGACAAATATATACTGGCCAAGCAGAAACTGGTAGGGAAACGAACCAAGGCGAACGAGTGGTGAAGGATTTGTCTGCCAAATACCAAGGAAGTGGCCGAAACATTACAATGGACAATTTGTTTACGACCTTGCCAGTTGCAGAACTGCTTCTCACCTGGAAACTCGTTGGAACTTtgcgcaaaaacaaatcatatattcctcaagaaatgaagcagaacaaaaacaggacaattggttcaacgacatttggcttcaaaaaTGATGTGACAATGTGCTCTTatgttcccaaaaaaaataaagcagtaattTTGCTTTCGACCATGCATAATGATGCTGAAATAGCTGACAGTGGGAAAcctgaaaaaattgaatattataatcgTACCAAAGGTGGTGTTGATCGAATGGACCAAATGTTTGCGGAATATCctacaacaaacaaaacgaTGGTCACTaacgatgttcttcaacatgttGGACATTACAACTCTTGCAGCCTACATTGTATACGATTTGAATAACCCTATGTTGCCTTGGAGAACAAACAACAAGCGTAAAGCCCGGGTCCCACTATCGGCGCAAGTAGCACAATTTGTACCGATTTTTATTGGTCTACATcggcgcaaaatgccaaaacaaAATTGAGTCAATTTCTAGCAGTCACATTATCGGCGCATATTGTGTCATTTTTTATCGGCGCATATCGGCGTTAAATATTCTGCTACGATAATCGGCGCAACGCGGTCACACTGTTGTGCTCAATCAGCTGTTTGCAgcaacagtttttatttattttaaaacatggattatttgaagaagaaaaaagttgcAGTTGCTCTTCTTACTATTGCAACATTAAAGCTGAAAAAGAAACATCAAAAACGCAAAACAAATCCTAAACAACGTAGTATCTGGGTGAGAAATTGGCTGGAAAGAAGAAATACTAATGGTGCATATGAAACGACTTTACGTGAATTTCGAGAAGTTGATAATCAAaagtttctttttaaaaattacgtgcgaatgaacgaaaacaattttaatgagttACTGCAGCTAATTTCCccacttattaaaaaaagagaTACATGTTTTCGTGAAGCTATTCCAGCAAGTCATCGTTTGGTCTGCACTCTCCGCTTTTTGGCCACGGGCGATAGCTACAAAAGTCTTTCAGCTTTTTTCCGTATTGCCCCAAACACTATCTCAAAATTTGTTCCTGAAGTTTGTGATGCGATTTACAGTCAACTTCGAAATACTTACCTGAAGGTAGGAACACATACTTTACCAAatccatatgtatatttttcatatttccccTTATTTAGATACCTTCAACAAAAGAAGAATGGGCTGAAGTTGCTTCGAAATTCGATTTATTATGGAACTTTCCTAACTGCATAGGAGCAGTTGACGGCAAGCATGTGGTCATGATCGCACCAGCAAAATCAGGAAGTACGTTTTACAACTACAAAGGAACTCACAGCATAGTGCTTATGGCAGTTGTTGATGccagttataaatatttgtatattgacGTCGGCTGTAACGGGCGTATTTCAGATGGTGGTATTTTCAGTAAATGTTCTCTGCAGCATGCCCTCGATACGGATTCTCTAAATTTACCACCTCCTCGTCATTTATTAGGTCGTGAAATGAATGTACCTTTTGTTTTAGTGGCAGACGAtgcatttaaaatgcaaaattatttgaTGAAGCCGTATCCTGGTCGC contains:
- the LOC126759317 gene encoding uncharacterized protein LOC126759317 encodes the protein MNENNFNELLQLISPLIKKRDTCFREAIPASHRLVCTLRFLATGDSYKSLSAFFRIAPNTISKFVPEVCDAIYSQLRNTYLKIPSTKEEWAEVASKFDLLWNFPNCIGAVDGKHVVMIAPAKSGSTFYNYKGTHSIVLMAVVDASYKYLYIDVGCNGRISDGGIFSKCSLQHALDTDSLNLPPPRHLLGREMNVPFVLVADDAFKMQNYLMKPYPGRILSGSKRIFNYRLSRARRIVENAFGIMMKRFEIFSRPIKPNPNKTTRVTLACCALHNFLMTKNISYATGLVDSCTEDGNIIEGARVNISIPTFESATEDISISYISNEAKTIREEFEN
- the LOC126759316 gene encoding tigger transposable element-derived protein 1-like, giving the protein MTAVKDSQSLNSSIIRKRHGIIAQMETLLQSWRDNQVRVKNCPVDQNTVCFQAKQIFEKLKEEAGEAAENEVFKASNGWFSRFKSRCNWHSIAESGEAASADKETASLYPEKLKTMIDEGGYTSQTIFNVDETGFKAAKDRLTVMVGANAAGDCKLKPLLVYRSENPRALKNKSKAGLPVIWKSNAKAWVTASLFEDWFGHHFIPEVERYCRLKEIPFKVMLLIDNAPGHPPATLINFDPRVEVVFLPPNTTSLLQPMDQGVIKTFKAYYTRRSFAHLHEAMRQNNELSVKDFWKQFNVLDAVRIIGQSWNEVSQKTLNGVWKKLCPFFFTSETQGETISDPEQIDSIIEEVVDIAKQLNLEVDNDDVQELLDSHNQELTIDEVIEMRKYEQDIDQTDSLDPVESVNQMTIANLTEGLNSIEKGLQILEKIDSNEERISTTKRGIKKLLVCYEEILREKKKNLTRQATLLEYMKPSTSK